One window from the genome of Candidatus Hydrogenedentota bacterium encodes:
- a CDS encoding RNA repair transcriptional activator RtcR family protein, producing MARYVNTASPGHGTSKQRSSSKQRMLLTFVGSHDPSSPATTVDGPIVSLVRELTFETVILFTTPPMEPNAESTKIRLMEVAPQTQVEIEKLNLNDPTDHVAVLSVLRRSLKRLHHLIEAASVSVSVTSGTPQIHACWFLLAASGELPCTVLQIRPRQYVTMDRPIVSAIDLTRPEFPRVIPAVCKTDWARVAPTNTTALLDRIGIIGEAPAFVKAIEDAIRFANSPLSILILGESGTGKELFARLIHEASGRTGKLEAVNCAGIPDQLLESELFGHVKGAFTGAEKDRKGLIDMANKGTLFLDEIGEMPMNLQAKLLRVLQDREVRPVGSEHGHLVDVRIVAATNADLERGIREKSFRKDLYFRLSGMQIRLPALRERRGDVARLAQYFLSKNNASKPIHLTREAITALEAYTWPGNIRELKDTIDRALTYAQGRPAIDAEDIRVFPLSCEGGIPEALPEPHEGFDLKEYKREIDRKLKRRALELAEGNEAKAARLLGISPQAMNKHVREKTHKSQ from the coding sequence ATGGCGAGATATGTAAATACTGCATCACCGGGGCATGGGACGAGTAAACAGCGCAGCAGTTCCAAACAACGTATGCTACTGACTTTTGTGGGAAGTCACGATCCGTCTTCGCCCGCAACAACTGTTGACGGTCCCATCGTCTCACTTGTTCGCGAATTGACCTTTGAAACCGTCATTTTGTTTACAACACCGCCGATGGAACCCAATGCCGAAAGTACCAAAATACGCTTGATGGAAGTGGCGCCACAAACACAGGTTGAGATCGAAAAACTTAATCTGAATGACCCGACAGACCATGTAGCAGTCCTGAGTGTGTTGCGCAGGTCATTGAAGCGACTTCACCATCTTATCGAAGCCGCTAGCGTCAGCGTCTCCGTAACATCGGGTACCCCGCAGATACACGCCTGTTGGTTCTTGCTGGCCGCATCGGGCGAACTGCCCTGTACCGTATTACAGATCCGTCCTCGCCAATACGTCACAATGGACCGCCCTATCGTTTCGGCGATTGATTTGACGCGCCCGGAATTTCCTCGCGTCATTCCGGCGGTCTGTAAAACAGATTGGGCACGCGTTGCTCCAACAAACACGACTGCACTACTCGATCGAATAGGCATTATCGGAGAGGCCCCGGCGTTTGTGAAGGCTATCGAAGATGCTATCCGATTTGCGAACAGTCCCCTGAGCATACTTATCCTTGGCGAAAGCGGCACGGGCAAGGAATTGTTCGCGCGCCTCATTCACGAGGCCAGTGGACGCACGGGCAAGTTGGAGGCCGTCAATTGTGCGGGCATTCCCGATCAACTGCTGGAGAGTGAATTGTTTGGCCACGTCAAGGGTGCTTTTACCGGCGCCGAGAAAGACCGCAAAGGCCTTATTGACATGGCCAACAAAGGGACTCTGTTTCTGGACGAGATCGGCGAAATGCCCATGAATCTTCAGGCCAAGTTGTTGCGCGTACTGCAAGATCGAGAGGTCCGCCCTGTTGGCTCAGAACACGGCCACCTCGTAGATGTACGTATAGTAGCCGCCACGAACGCCGACCTTGAACGTGGCATCAGAGAGAAATCCTTCCGAAAGGATCTTTACTTTCGCCTCAGCGGCATGCAGATCCGGCTGCCGGCCTTGCGCGAACGCCGCGGCGACGTTGCGCGCCTCGCCCAGTACTTCCTCTCAAAGAACAATGCCTCCAAACCGATTCATCTCACGCGCGAGGCCATCACCGCGCTCGAAGCGTACACATGGCCCGGAAACATTCGCGAGCTGAAGGACACTATTGACCGCGCGCTGACATATGCCCAAGGACGGCCTGCGATTGACGCCGAGGATATCCGCGTTTTCCCGCTCTCCTGCGAGGGCGGAATCCCGGAGGCGCTGCCAGAACCTCACGAGGGGTTTGACTTGAAGGAGTACAAGAGAGAGATTGATCGCAAGCTGAAACGGCGCGCCTTGGAATTGGCAGAAGGAAACGAGGCCAAGGCCGCCCGCTTGCTGGGCATATCTCCGCAAGCCATGAATAAGCACGTTCGAGAGAAGACACACAAGTCCCAGTGA
- a CDS encoding DUF4080 domain-containing protein — protein MSKIVLFTINARYTHPSMGLRCLRANMGALRRDTVIREFHLKQDTGEMADAVVAENPVLVGAGLYIWNVEKATEVLRRIRAIRPDAVIVAGGPEAGHEYENTPWFELADYVVAGEGEPAFADLAGAILAGKRPARKVIVATAVPPESLALPYGEYSEQDCATRIIYVETSRGCPFRCAFCLSALEPRVREFPLDPIFDALSDLIARGARRFKFVDRTFNLRSERVHRMLDFLRPRIRDNMQVHFEIVPDRLDADFVAALADFPPGAIRLEAGIQSVNPETLAAIARPQDSDLALRNLRSLRDCTGAIIHADLVAGLPHETRETFASAFDRVLATRPHEIQVGILKRLRGAPINRLIEPCRLVFAEQPPYEILETHRLGRTEIERIKRFARYFEIYHNTGHFPRSLPLLWQTNASPFEAFMAFSDSLFQATGRTHAIPLAEQASRLLAYLGDKGISNARELVEADYYSVPGRREKLAPG, from the coding sequence ATGTCCAAGATTGTCTTGTTTACCATCAACGCACGGTACACTCATCCCTCCATGGGATTGCGCTGTCTGCGCGCAAACATGGGTGCTTTGCGGCGCGACACCGTCATTCGCGAATTCCACCTGAAACAGGACACCGGCGAAATGGCCGATGCCGTCGTCGCGGAGAATCCGGTCCTTGTCGGCGCGGGCCTGTATATCTGGAACGTGGAAAAGGCAACGGAAGTCCTGCGCCGGATTCGGGCGATCCGGCCGGACGCGGTGATCGTCGCGGGCGGTCCGGAAGCCGGCCACGAATACGAAAACACGCCATGGTTCGAACTGGCCGATTACGTGGTCGCGGGCGAAGGCGAGCCGGCCTTCGCGGATTTGGCCGGTGCGATTCTGGCGGGAAAACGCCCCGCGCGGAAAGTTATCGTCGCGACAGCCGTACCGCCCGAATCGCTTGCCCTGCCCTACGGCGAATATTCGGAGCAGGATTGCGCGACGAGGATAATCTACGTCGAAACGTCGCGCGGATGCCCGTTCCGCTGCGCATTCTGCCTGTCGGCGCTCGAACCGCGCGTCCGGGAATTCCCACTCGATCCCATCTTCGACGCCCTGTCGGACCTGATTGCACGCGGCGCACGGCGATTCAAATTCGTGGATCGAACCTTCAATCTGCGATCCGAACGCGTTCACCGCATGCTCGATTTTCTGCGTCCCCGCATTCGCGACAACATGCAGGTTCATTTTGAAATCGTGCCCGACCGGCTGGACGCGGATTTTGTGGCCGCCCTCGCGGATTTTCCTCCCGGCGCAATCCGTCTGGAAGCAGGCATCCAATCCGTCAACCCGGAAACGCTGGCGGCCATCGCCCGTCCGCAGGATTCGGACCTTGCCCTGCGCAATCTGCGGTCGTTGCGCGATTGCACGGGCGCAATTATCCACGCCGACCTTGTCGCCGGGCTTCCGCACGAAACCCGCGAAACGTTCGCCAGCGCGTTCGATCGGGTTCTTGCCACGCGCCCCCATGAAATTCAGGTGGGTATCCTCAAGCGCCTGCGCGGCGCCCCGATCAACCGCCTGATCGAACCGTGCCGCCTCGTGTTCGCCGAACAGCCGCCGTACGAAATCCTCGAAACCCATCGCCTCGGACGCACGGAAATCGAACGCATCAAACGATTCGCCCGGTATTTCGAGATCTACCACAACACCGGCCATTTTCCGCGATCGCTTCCCCTTTTGTGGCAGACAAACGCCTCGCCGTTCGAGGCATTCATGGCCTTCTCGGACTCACTGTTCCAGGCAACGGGCCGGACCCACGCCATTCCCCTCGCCGAACAGGCCTCGCGCCTGCTCGCGTATCTGGGCGATAAGGGCATCTCAAACGCACGGGAACTCGTCGAAGCCGATTATTACAGCGTCCCCGGCCGCCGGGAGAAACTCGCGCCCGGCTGA
- a CDS encoding sialidase family protein, translating into MVGMTSAMAFATLLMIRAGTLPGAPCAAEPDTCRIQIHETIVFDGNRGWEHKGVTYRLACGANIAQMPNGDLLCWWLSGSDNEPSTDNNVLVSRSTDKGKTWNDPHVLLEAGQHAAALTVMHVAPGGKVIAFGAEWPSELHYTVWHYFRMESTDNGHSWSPREPFRIRDDENIMIGRPIQLHNGEYLLPASFFEKRPVPLAGAIAETARAASEAEALALLPDPSGTAKANKFLTHLHGCSVLITSNPQLRGMAEFGGIRNRPLGLLESTAVQLKDGRIVMLMRAEYGGFLWRAESSDNGRTWTGAWQTDIPNPTTLPAIIRLPDGRIALIHNATGGVVGERAKRDPLSIWISDDEMKSWRVKADVITGGSLAYPCPLIVDDRLVFSYDRNRRETRFVEVLLPPL; encoded by the coding sequence ATGGTTGGCATGACAAGCGCAATGGCGTTCGCCACGTTGCTCATGATTCGTGCGGGAACGCTTCCGGGAGCGCCATGCGCGGCTGAACCCGATACGTGTCGCATCCAGATTCACGAGACCATCGTATTCGATGGGAACCGGGGCTGGGAACACAAGGGTGTAACCTACCGTCTGGCCTGCGGGGCAAATATTGCGCAAATGCCCAACGGCGACCTGCTGTGCTGGTGGCTTTCCGGAAGCGACAACGAACCCTCAACGGACAACAACGTCCTTGTGTCGCGTTCGACGGACAAGGGCAAGACATGGAACGATCCCCATGTGCTGCTGGAAGCCGGCCAACATGCCGCCGCGCTCACCGTCATGCACGTCGCGCCCGGCGGAAAAGTCATTGCCTTCGGGGCGGAATGGCCCTCCGAACTCCATTACACCGTATGGCATTACTTCCGCATGGAATCCACCGACAACGGGCATTCCTGGTCGCCGCGTGAGCCTTTCCGCATTCGCGACGATGAAAACATCATGATTGGCCGGCCCATTCAATTGCACAACGGCGAATACCTGTTGCCCGCCTCCTTCTTCGAGAAACGCCCCGTCCCACTGGCCGGCGCGATCGCCGAAACGGCCCGTGCCGCGTCCGAGGCCGAAGCGCTCGCCCTGCTGCCTGATCCGTCTGGAACGGCGAAAGCCAACAAGTTCCTCACCCATCTGCACGGCTGCTCCGTCCTGATAACTTCCAATCCCCAACTGCGGGGAATGGCCGAATTCGGCGGCATCCGCAACCGTCCGCTCGGTTTGCTCGAAAGCACGGCGGTGCAACTCAAGGACGGCCGCATCGTCATGCTCATGCGCGCGGAATACGGCGGTTTCCTGTGGCGCGCGGAAAGTTCCGACAATGGACGCACGTGGACCGGCGCGTGGCAGACCGATATCCCGAACCCGACAACCCTGCCCGCGATCATCCGCCTGCCCGACGGACGCATCGCGCTGATTCACAACGCCACCGGCGGCGTGGTGGGAGAACGCGCGAAACGCGATCCGTTGTCCATCTGGATCAGCGACGATGAAATGAAAAGTTGGCGCGTCAAGGCAGACGTGATTACGGGCGGTTCGCTGGCCTACCCCTGTCCGCTTATCGTGGACGATCGGCTCGTTTTTTCCTACGACCGAAACCGGCGCGAAACGCGTTTTGTGGAAGTCCTGCTGCCCCCTTTGTAA
- a CDS encoding DUF2961 domain-containing protein: protein MHKNLLTISLILPAFWMSAAVAQTTDMGSLCRIREAETRSISPENFTGEKGQGGMATLENGSAAHAARELGQGWKVNPYVHIEPGTTFTLAQIDGSGVINHIWMTPAGEYRLMILRFYWDGETEPSVEVPVGDFFASGWGMGKEPRISSLAVCVNPRSGFNSYWQMPFRKGCRVTMENLGNKRATVYYQIDYSLETVPDDAAYFHAQFRRVNPLPEKAVHTIVDGIRGRGHYVGAYLAHGANSQGWWGEGEIKFYIDGDESFPTICGTGEEDYFCGSYGYNEQEKDGKYSYENFSSPYTGFHHIPHDGAQRRIGQYRWHITDPIRFKKDLRVTIQSLGWQSEGRYLPLQDDLASVAYWYQEEPHNTFPALPAKEQLIITD, encoded by the coding sequence ATGCACAAGAACCTTTTGACGATCTCCCTGATTCTTCCCGCATTCTGGATGTCGGCCGCCGTTGCGCAAACCACGGACATGGGCAGCCTGTGCCGCATCCGGGAGGCGGAGACCCGTTCCATCAGTCCGGAAAACTTCACCGGCGAAAAAGGCCAGGGCGGCATGGCGACGCTGGAAAACGGGAGCGCCGCGCACGCGGCGCGCGAATTGGGACAGGGCTGGAAAGTGAATCCGTACGTTCACATCGAGCCGGGGACGACGTTCACGCTTGCGCAGATTGACGGATCGGGCGTCATCAACCATATCTGGATGACGCCGGCCGGGGAATACCGGCTCATGATTTTGCGATTCTACTGGGACGGCGAAACGGAACCGTCCGTGGAAGTTCCCGTGGGCGATTTTTTCGCTTCGGGCTGGGGCATGGGAAAGGAACCGCGCATTTCATCGCTCGCCGTCTGTGTAAATCCGAGAAGCGGTTTCAATTCGTATTGGCAGATGCCTTTCCGCAAGGGATGCCGTGTGACCATGGAAAATCTGGGCAACAAAAGGGCGACGGTTTATTATCAGATTGACTATTCCTTGGAAACCGTGCCGGATGACGCCGCCTATTTTCATGCGCAGTTCCGCCGCGTGAACCCCCTGCCGGAAAAGGCCGTCCACACCATCGTGGACGGCATCCGGGGCCGTGGACATTATGTGGGCGCCTATCTGGCGCATGGCGCAAACAGCCAGGGATGGTGGGGCGAGGGCGAAATCAAATTTTACATTGACGGCGACGAATCTTTTCCGACGATCTGCGGCACGGGCGAAGAAGACTACTTCTGCGGATCCTACGGCTACAACGAGCAGGAAAAGGACGGCAAATACTCCTACGAAAATTTCAGCAGTCCGTATACGGGTTTTCATCACATTCCGCACGATGGCGCGCAACGGCGCATCGGCCAGTACCGCTGGCACATCACGGATCCCATCCGTTTCAAAAAAGACCTCCGCGTGACCATCCAGAGTCTGGGTTGGCAAAGCGAGGGCCGATATCTGCCGCTACAGGACGATCTCGCCTCGGTGGCGTACTGGTATCAGGAGGAACCCCACAACACGTTCCCGGCCTTGCCGGCGAAGGAACAACTGATTATTACGGATTGA
- a CDS encoding beta-galactosidase codes for MMTIGLACAALLAGAGEIVLPGPAGVMAGKWTFSDGAEFPGAAGALEADAKGVLTLKYDFRGGGNYVGAYCTLDTPVALRTVTFRVRKPAEAQLTVRIADSAGQSFQKPVVYDHAGWQPVVCGMKDWTAHWGGANDGVVRPPIVSVGILLENVSLNAPVGEIHIADVGGEAGPMDSKTGAANAVQGEYVATDFGADSGFAPTNGSLLTDGLWQIDFSKVSEASLRHSLSLFGQPGALSLTVSGGRKGNVLKLTLGSHFQNFTRTLGLLDGSEQTFTVPPPPDGWVHSGAEEKNISYPLRVVDLTIERGDGPAQATDIRLIRLRCDTTVQPSGLIVLLASARETGVSGAERNAQWGCTMWNMTANDVAGTLTLTLRDWDERVLHTESRPCTLPARGQRHAIAIDRAVPASLHFADAEFRFDAPEFAPATSRAGLTQPMADAGDAALRPELPWGMGVYLYRYGDYGQMEKIAAAAQAAGVKWTREEFSWAGIERARGVFDFTFYDQVVNTALKHGISVYGLLSYWSTWTKAYTEEGIDDFCVWARATVSHFKNRVKHWEIYNEPNIFFWSGPKELYPVLVKKCYAAIKEADPEAIVLAISTAGVDRKFIQQCLDAQAPFDILTIHPYRARLNDAQFVKEMRSTAELVNGRPVWITEMGWSTHIGGVDERAQAQLLARCYLAAVASGAIQNIGWYDFRNDGDDPFYFEANFGTLRTDLTPKPAYRALATVCRTFDKGKPGMPKRLPKGVLALEMGDALAVWTQDKPATVTCRVGRGGLNVSNLMGEPVQVERDGSTLTVPLRPGSPVFMKGAKVKVLVPREKKTAMSEPDPLRF; via the coding sequence ATGATGACGATTGGGTTGGCGTGTGCGGCATTGCTGGCAGGCGCGGGGGAGATTGTCCTGCCCGGCCCGGCGGGTGTGATGGCGGGGAAATGGACGTTTTCCGACGGTGCGGAGTTTCCCGGCGCGGCGGGCGCGTTGGAGGCCGACGCCAAGGGCGTCCTGACGCTCAAGTACGACTTCCGCGGCGGCGGCAACTATGTTGGGGCGTACTGCACGCTGGACACGCCTGTCGCGTTGCGAACCGTGACGTTTCGCGTGCGCAAACCGGCGGAGGCGCAGTTGACCGTTCGCATCGCGGACTCGGCGGGGCAGTCCTTCCAGAAGCCGGTTGTTTATGATCATGCCGGCTGGCAGCCGGTTGTGTGCGGGATGAAAGACTGGACGGCGCATTGGGGCGGCGCGAACGACGGCGTGGTGCGCCCGCCGATTGTCAGCGTGGGCATCCTGCTCGAAAACGTGTCGCTGAACGCGCCGGTGGGTGAAATCCATATCGCCGATGTCGGCGGGGAGGCGGGACCAATGGATTCCAAGACAGGCGCGGCGAATGCGGTTCAGGGCGAATATGTCGCAACGGATTTCGGCGCGGACAGCGGGTTCGCGCCCACGAACGGTTCGTTGCTTACGGATGGCCTGTGGCAGATTGATTTTTCCAAAGTGTCCGAAGCGTCGCTGCGTCACAGCCTGTCCTTGTTCGGCCAGCCCGGCGCGTTGTCGCTCACGGTTTCCGGCGGCCGTAAGGGCAACGTGCTGAAATTGACGCTGGGGTCGCATTTCCAGAACTTCACGCGAACGCTCGGCCTGCTGGATGGTTCGGAGCAGACGTTTACCGTGCCGCCGCCGCCGGACGGATGGGTGCATTCCGGCGCGGAAGAAAAGAACATCTCGTATCCACTGCGCGTCGTTGATCTGACGATCGAACGCGGCGACGGACCGGCGCAAGCCACGGATATCCGCCTCATCCGACTGCGCTGCGACACGACGGTGCAGCCTTCGGGATTGATTGTCCTCTTGGCGTCGGCCCGCGAAACCGGCGTGTCCGGCGCCGAACGCAACGCGCAGTGGGGCTGCACGATGTGGAACATGACCGCGAACGACGTCGCGGGAACCCTGACCCTGACGCTTCGCGATTGGGACGAACGCGTCCTGCACACGGAATCGCGGCCGTGTACCTTGCCTGCGCGCGGGCAGCGCCACGCGATCGCGATCGATCGCGCGGTCCCGGCCTCGCTGCATTTCGCCGATGCGGAATTCCGGTTCGATGCGCCGGAATTCGCGCCCGCGACGTCGCGTGCGGGCTTGACGCAGCCGATGGCGGACGCGGGCGACGCGGCCTTGCGGCCCGAATTGCCGTGGGGCATGGGCGTCTATCTATATCGCTACGGCGACTACGGGCAAATGGAGAAGATTGCCGCCGCGGCGCAAGCGGCGGGCGTCAAGTGGACGCGCGAGGAATTCAGTTGGGCGGGCATCGAGCGCGCGCGCGGCGTGTTCGATTTCACTTTTTACGATCAGGTCGTGAACACCGCCCTCAAGCACGGTATCAGCGTGTACGGTTTGCTGTCCTATTGGTCCACGTGGACGAAGGCCTACACGGAAGAAGGCATAGACGATTTCTGCGTGTGGGCGCGCGCGACGGTAAGCCATTTCAAGAACCGCGTCAAGCATTGGGAAATCTACAACGAACCGAACATCTTTTTCTGGAGCGGACCGAAGGAGTTGTATCCGGTGCTCGTGAAGAAATGTTACGCCGCCATCAAGGAAGCCGATCCCGAGGCGATTGTGCTCGCCATTTCAACGGCGGGCGTGGACCGCAAGTTCATTCAGCAATGTTTGGATGCACAAGCGCCTTTCGATATCCTGACGATCCATCCCTATCGCGCGCGCCTGAATGATGCGCAGTTTGTCAAGGAAATGCGATCGACCGCCGAACTCGTGAACGGACGGCCCGTTTGGATCACGGAAATGGGCTGGAGCACGCACATCGGCGGCGTGGACGAACGCGCCCAGGCGCAACTCCTTGCGCGATGTTACCTCGCTGCGGTAGCCTCCGGCGCGATTCAGAACATCGGCTGGTACGATTTCCGCAACGACGGCGACGATCCGTTCTATTTCGAGGCGAACTTCGGCACGTTGCGCACCGATTTGACGCCGAAACCGGCCTATCGCGCGCTCGCGACCGTTTGCCGAACCTTTGACAAGGGCAAGCCGGGCATGCCGAAACGTCTGCCGAAAGGCGTCCTTGCGCTCGAAATGGGCGACGCGCTGGCCGTGTGGACGCAGGATAAACCGGCGACGGTGACGTGCCGTGTAGGCCGCGGCGGCCTGAATGTATCGAACCTCATGGGCGAGCCCGTGCAGGTCGAACGGGACGGCTCCACGCTGACCGTTCCGCTGCGGCCCGGTTCCCCCGTGTTCATGAAAGGCGCAAAGGTGAAAGTGCTCGTGCCCCGCGAAAAAAAGACGGCCATGTCCGAACCCGATCCCCTGCGGTTTTGA